From a single Micromonospora pallida genomic region:
- a CDS encoding putative bifunctional diguanylate cyclase/phosphodiesterase, with product MTSARPSSRRSTDQAWLITGPLAIFAVVCSVVLGLVSDPSFGNPVLTLALLVVTVAAVSQVLHFVIRRQGLTFTINELPLVLAFFWLPPLTVVVLSVTAVLLVQFSRRTPPTKLWFNVAKAGASVSLAGLLLVSLPPLDDVGPRTWLTLFGAVILNTLASLAAVGGVISLMHGWQAGREVIRTAGPPLLTSGINVVMGLVVLIAIETTWWALVLIAVLAFAVVLVYRSYAQFFRQHRTLGDMYELTRAMTASGQDGTLIDVLLGRIRKLMQAEYAILWLPAQGRHSEVLLTARVDTPGLLDVAPTPVVVREEARRERRTLVWGARLDGDDLLGAALRGTGVKDVIAVPLRSGQAVIGTLEVVNRLSDAGHFTSDDVPVFETVAAHAAVALENSRLVDRLRHDAYHDGLTKLPNRRRITDALGEAVQIRAPGEVVAVLLFDVDGLRQVNESLGHVAGDKVLAEVAERLRASAPSSALVGRLGGDEFLLTLRVESADAALELAARLREQIRDEMVFEPLTLDVDTAVGVAVHPDHGSDPATLLQRVELAATAAKSMPGSIQLFSPALESRSLRRLGVAGDLRQALDEGGVEVYFQPKVTLRDRRLVGVECLARWEHPAHGTVTPEDFVAVAEHTGQLGRLTEMVLREGLRRCRDWTHVEQPLSVAVNLSARTLTDRHFPDQVRELLDEYDVPPHRLTFEIKETGVLDGTDRPIPTLRRLRDLGVRLSVDDFGSGSFSLAYLRRLPVHEVKVDRSFVQGMATDPGDLAIVNAVVTLSQQFGLAVVAEGVESELTLELLQDIGCDIGQGFLFSRPLPYERLEAWFGAQAEVEPLPAADVRRLRVVP from the coding sequence ATGACGAGCGCTCGCCCGTCGTCGCGCAGATCGACCGACCAGGCCTGGCTGATCACCGGTCCGCTGGCCATCTTCGCCGTGGTCTGTTCGGTCGTCCTCGGGCTTGTCTCGGACCCGTCCTTCGGTAATCCGGTACTGACGCTCGCCCTGCTGGTCGTGACGGTCGCGGCCGTCAGCCAGGTGCTGCACTTCGTCATCCGCCGGCAGGGACTGACCTTCACCATCAATGAGCTACCGCTCGTCCTCGCCTTCTTCTGGCTGCCGCCGCTGACGGTCGTCGTGTTGAGCGTGACGGCGGTGCTCCTCGTGCAGTTCAGCCGCCGCACCCCACCCACCAAGCTGTGGTTCAACGTCGCCAAGGCGGGCGCCTCGGTGTCGTTGGCCGGGCTGCTGCTGGTTTCGCTGCCGCCTCTGGACGACGTCGGGCCACGCACCTGGCTGACCCTGTTCGGGGCGGTCATCCTGAACACCCTGGCCTCCCTGGCGGCGGTCGGTGGTGTGATCTCCCTGATGCACGGGTGGCAGGCTGGGCGGGAGGTGATCCGCACGGCGGGTCCACCGCTGTTGACGTCGGGCATCAACGTGGTCATGGGCCTGGTGGTCCTGATCGCGATCGAGACCACCTGGTGGGCCCTGGTGCTCATCGCGGTGCTGGCCTTCGCGGTGGTGCTGGTCTACCGCTCCTACGCGCAGTTCTTCCGCCAGCACCGCACTCTCGGCGACATGTACGAGCTGACCCGGGCGATGACCGCCAGCGGGCAGGACGGCACCCTGATCGACGTCCTGCTGGGCCGGATCCGCAAGCTCATGCAGGCCGAGTACGCCATCCTCTGGCTGCCCGCCCAGGGGCGGCACTCCGAGGTCCTGCTCACCGCCCGGGTGGACACTCCGGGCCTGCTCGACGTCGCCCCCACTCCGGTGGTGGTGCGGGAGGAGGCCCGTCGGGAGCGGCGGACCCTGGTCTGGGGCGCCCGGCTCGACGGCGACGACCTGCTCGGCGCCGCCCTGCGCGGCACCGGCGTCAAGGACGTCATCGCAGTGCCGCTGCGCTCCGGTCAGGCGGTGATCGGGACGCTCGAGGTGGTCAACCGGCTCAGTGACGCGGGTCACTTCACCTCGGACGACGTTCCCGTGTTCGAGACGGTGGCCGCGCACGCCGCGGTCGCCCTGGAGAACTCCCGGCTGGTCGACCGGCTCCGGCACGACGCGTACCACGACGGGCTGACCAAGCTGCCGAACCGGCGACGGATCACCGACGCGCTCGGCGAGGCGGTCCAGATCCGCGCCCCGGGCGAGGTGGTCGCCGTCCTCCTCTTCGACGTCGACGGGCTGCGCCAGGTCAACGAGTCCCTCGGCCACGTCGCTGGGGACAAGGTCCTCGCCGAGGTCGCCGAGCGGCTGCGGGCGTCGGCCCCGTCGTCGGCCCTGGTCGGGCGGCTCGGCGGGGACGAGTTCCTGCTTACCCTCCGGGTGGAGAGCGCCGACGCGGCCCTGGAGCTGGCCGCTCGGCTGCGCGAGCAGATCCGCGACGAGATGGTCTTCGAGCCGCTCACCCTGGACGTGGACACCGCGGTCGGGGTCGCCGTCCACCCGGACCACGGCAGCGACCCGGCCACCCTGCTGCAACGGGTGGAGTTGGCCGCGACGGCGGCGAAGTCCATGCCGGGCAGCATCCAACTGTTCAGTCCGGCGCTGGAGTCCCGGTCGTTGCGCCGCCTCGGTGTCGCCGGTGATCTGCGGCAGGCCCTTGACGAGGGCGGGGTCGAGGTCTACTTCCAGCCCAAGGTGACCCTGCGCGACCGGCGGCTGGTCGGCGTGGAGTGCCTGGCCCGCTGGGAGCATCCGGCGCACGGCACGGTCACGCCGGAGGACTTCGTCGCGGTGGCCGAGCACACCGGCCAACTCGGCCGTCTCACCGAGATGGTGCTCCGCGAGGGGCTGCGGCGCTGTCGGGACTGGACGCACGTCGAGCAGCCGCTCTCCGTCGCGGTCAACCTCTCCGCGCGTACGCTCACCGACCGGCACTTCCCCGACCAGGTACGCGAGCTGCTGGACGAGTACGACGTGCCGCCGCACCGGCTCACCTTCGAGATCAAGGAGACCGGGGTCCTGGACGGCACGGACCGTCCGATCCCCACCCTGCGCCGCCTGCGCGACCTCGGTGTACGCCTCTCGGTGGACGACTTCGGCTCCGGCTCGTTCTCCCTGGCGTACCTGCGCCGGCTACCGGTGCACGAGGTGAAGGTCGACCGGTCCTTCGTGCAGGGCATGGCGACCGATCCCGGGGACCTGGCGATCGTCAACGCCGTGGTGACCCTCTCGCAGCAGTTCGGTCTGGCCGTGGTGGCCGAGGGGGTGGAGAGCGAGTTGACCCTGGAACTGCTCCAGGACATCGGCTGCGACATCGGCCAGGGCTTCCTGTTCAGCCGTCCGCTGCCGTACGAGCGGCTGGAGGCCTGGTTCGGCGCCCAGGCGGAGGTCGAGCCGCTGCCCGCCGCCGACGTGCGCCGCCTCCGTGTGGTGCCCTGA